Proteins encoded in a region of the Pseudomonas syringae KCTC 12500 genome:
- a CDS encoding hydrolase — translation MSTRPTFLSHANPFVPAVGMGNPHLQTLWGPLLRKPTLLARTRERLWLQDGDFLDMDWHGPDESDKPLVLVLHGLTGSSNSPYVAGLQKAMAALGWPSVALNWRGCSGEPNLLSRSYHSGASEDLAEVIAHLRSLRPLAPIYAAGYSLGGNVLLKYLGESGAGSDLQGAVAVSVPFRLDECANRIGQGFSRVYQRHFMREMLAYIRDKQHRFQHEGISEGLAELAALGSLENMRTFWDFDGRVTAPLHGFTDATDYYRRASSRYYLGQIQTPTLIIQSSDDPFVFPHSLPEPSELSSCTEFELHTKGGHVGFVEGSLRNPRYYLERRIPLWLCAAQERDGSPTS, via the coding sequence GTGTCCACACGCCCTACCTTTCTGTCCCATGCCAATCCATTCGTCCCGGCCGTCGGCATGGGCAATCCGCATTTGCAGACGCTTTGGGGGCCGCTGCTGCGCAAGCCGACGTTGCTGGCGCGGACGCGCGAGCGGTTGTGGTTGCAGGATGGGGACTTTCTGGACATGGACTGGCATGGTCCGGATGAGTCCGATAAACCCTTGGTGCTGGTATTGCACGGCCTGACCGGGTCGTCCAACTCGCCCTATGTTGCCGGCCTGCAAAAGGCCATGGCTGCGCTGGGCTGGCCGAGTGTGGCGTTGAACTGGCGCGGTTGCTCGGGAGAACCCAACCTGCTGTCGCGCAGTTATCATTCCGGGGCGAGCGAGGATCTGGCCGAGGTGATCGCCCATTTGCGTTCGCTGCGGCCATTGGCCCCGATTTATGCGGCGGGGTATTCGCTGGGCGGCAATGTGCTGCTCAAGTACCTCGGCGAATCCGGCGCTGGCAGTGATTTACAGGGCGCCGTGGCGGTGTCTGTGCCGTTTCGTCTGGACGAATGCGCCAACCGTATCGGTCAAGGCTTCTCGCGGGTTTATCAGCGCCACTTCATGCGCGAAATGCTGGCCTATATCCGTGACAAGCAGCATCGGTTCCAGCATGAAGGCATCAGCGAGGGCCTGGCCGAACTCGCCGCGCTGGGCTCACTGGAGAACATGCGCACCTTCTGGGACTTCGATGGCCGGGTGACTGCGCCGCTGCACGGTTTTACCGATGCCACGGATTATTACCGCAGGGCGTCCAGCCGCTACTACCTGGGCCAGATTCAGACGCCGACGCTGATCATCCAGTCCAGCGACGACCCGTTCGTGTTCCCTCACAGCCTGCCCGAGCCCAGCGAGCTATCGTCCTGCACCGAATTCGAACTGCACACCAAGGGCGGGCATGTCGGCTTCGTCGAAGGCTCGCTTCGTAATCCGCGCTATTACCTCGAACGTCGCATCCCGCTGTGGCTATGCGCCGCCCAAGAGCGCGACGGCTCGCCCACCAGTTGA
- the rsmD gene encoding 16S rRNA (guanine(966)-N(2))-methyltransferase RsmD, with protein MANPRPKGHNGLGQLRIIGGEWGSRRLTFPDAPGLRPTPDRVRETLFNWLAPYIAGARVLDVFTGSGALYFEALSRGASMGLALDSNAAAIASLRQNLNALNCTSGQVSQTDALRHLETATASPFDVVFLDPPFHQGLLASACNLLESHGWLADTAWIYTESETPPSTTGLPGSWRLHREKKAGQVYYALWQRG; from the coding sequence ATGGCCAATCCACGTCCGAAGGGCCACAACGGCCTGGGTCAGCTTCGTATCATCGGCGGAGAATGGGGCAGCCGCCGCCTGACCTTCCCCGACGCCCCAGGCTTGCGCCCGACACCTGATCGCGTGCGCGAAACCCTGTTCAACTGGCTGGCCCCCTACATCGCCGGTGCCAGGGTGCTGGACGTTTTCACGGGCAGCGGCGCGCTGTATTTCGAAGCCTTGTCGCGTGGCGCCAGCATGGGCCTGGCCCTGGACAGCAACGCGGCAGCCATCGCCAGCCTGCGCCAGAACCTCAATGCACTGAACTGCACCAGCGGCCAGGTCTCCCAGACCGACGCCCTGCGCCATCTGGAAACCGCCACCGCGTCGCCCTTCGACGTCGTGTTCCTCGACCCGCCCTTCCATCAGGGCCTGCTGGCTTCAGCCTGCAACCTGCTGGAAAGCCACGGCTGGCTGGCCGACACCGCCTGGATCTACACCGAAAGCGAAACACCGCCATCGACCACCGGCTTGCCGGGCAGCTGGCGATTGCACCGCGAGAAAAAGGCCGGGCAGGTGTATTACGCCTTGTGGCAGCGGGGCTAG
- a CDS encoding YfhL family 4Fe-4S dicluster ferredoxin, translating into MSLIITDDCINCDVCEPECPNEAISQGEEIYVINPNLCTECVGHYDEPQCQQVCPVDCIPLDENHVESKEQLMDKYRIITSKA; encoded by the coding sequence ATGTCCCTTATCATCACTGACGATTGCATTAACTGCGACGTCTGCGAACCCGAGTGCCCAAACGAGGCGATTTCACAAGGTGAGGAGATCTACGTGATCAACCCGAACCTGTGCACCGAATGCGTCGGTCACTACGACGAGCCTCAATGTCAGCAAGTTTGCCCGGTCGACTGCATCCCTCTGGATGAGAATCACGTCGAGAGCAAAGAACAGTTGATGGACAAGTACCGGATCATCACCAGCAAGGCCTGA
- a CDS encoding sulfurtransferase, producing the protein MSIAQLINPEHLAERQKTPGLVILDCRYALEDSDYGQRSYAQGRIEGASFADLKRDLSGPVIKGKTGRHPLPDPAALLQCFQAWGINADSDVVLYDDGPGMYAARAWWLLAWMGKREGVYLLDGGLKAWHAAGLPLSLDAPNREPGHFSGEPDMSMVLSGSRLQGRLGRPEMTLIDARAEARFRGDVEPLDPVAGHIPGAQCAACTDNLGADGRFLPPEQLRQRFAEKLQGRPPESLVSYCGSGVTACHNLFALCLAGYPLATLYAGSWSEWINDPEREIATGAD; encoded by the coding sequence ATGTCCATTGCGCAACTGATCAACCCTGAGCACCTGGCTGAACGCCAGAAAACTCCAGGCCTGGTGATTCTCGATTGCCGCTACGCGCTCGAAGACTCCGACTATGGTCAACGCAGTTATGCCCAGGGGCGTATCGAAGGCGCGTCTTTTGCCGATCTGAAGCGCGACCTCAGCGGGCCTGTGATAAAGGGCAAGACCGGACGTCATCCACTGCCCGATCCCGCCGCTTTGCTGCAATGCTTTCAGGCATGGGGCATCAACGCCGACAGCGATGTGGTGCTCTATGACGATGGTCCGGGAATGTATGCCGCACGGGCCTGGTGGTTGCTGGCCTGGATGGGCAAGCGTGAAGGCGTCTACCTGCTCGATGGCGGGCTGAAGGCCTGGCACGCCGCGGGGCTGCCGTTGAGCCTCGATGCGCCCAACCGTGAACCCGGTCATTTCAGCGGTGAGCCGGACATGTCCATGGTGCTCAGCGGCAGTCGCTTGCAGGGTCGTCTGGGACGCCCGGAAATGACCTTGATCGACGCGCGCGCCGAAGCCCGCTTTCGAGGCGACGTAGAACCTCTGGATCCGGTGGCCGGGCATATTCCCGGTGCGCAGTGTGCGGCCTGTACTGACAACCTTGGCGCGGATGGACGCTTTTTGCCGCCCGAGCAGCTCAGGCAGCGTTTCGCTGAAAAGCTGCAGGGCCGCCCGCCCGAGAGCCTGGTGTCCTATTGCGGTTCAGGTGTCACCGCCTGCCACAACCTGTTCGCCCTGTGTCTGGCCGGCTATCCGCTGGCAACGCTGTATGCGGGTTCGTGGAGCGAGTGGATCAACGATCCTGAGCGTGAAATCGCCACGGGCGCCGATTGA
- a CDS encoding TetR/AcrR family transcriptional regulator produces MAPRTKTRERIVQTSLELFNQQGERSVTTNHIAAHMEISPGNLYYHFANKQAIIAELFSEYEVLIGSFLTLPADRTPTIEDKRDYFLAIIDAMWRYRFLHRDLEHLLTSDEELARRYRRFSYRCLMQAMTIYRGFIKAGILKMDESQIEWTSLNTWIVLTSWVRFLCTNRENSTEINQSAIRRGVYQVLMLESVFVAPQAREAFDALCETFHASLPEVLM; encoded by the coding sequence ATGGCACCGCGTACCAAAACCCGTGAACGAATCGTGCAAACCAGTCTGGAACTGTTCAATCAGCAGGGCGAGCGTAGTGTGACCACCAATCACATCGCTGCGCACATGGAAATTTCGCCCGGCAATCTCTATTACCACTTCGCCAACAAGCAGGCGATCATCGCCGAACTGTTCTCCGAATACGAGGTGCTGATCGGCAGTTTCCTGACCCTGCCAGCCGACCGTACGCCGACCATCGAGGACAAGCGCGATTACTTCCTGGCGATCATCGACGCCATGTGGCGCTATCGTTTTCTGCACCGTGACCTTGAGCACCTGCTGACGTCGGATGAGGAACTGGCGCGGCGTTATCGGCGTTTTTCATACCGCTGCCTGATGCAGGCGATGACCATCTACCGGGGATTCATCAAGGCAGGCATCCTGAAGATGGATGAGTCGCAGATCGAATGGACCAGTCTCAACACCTGGATCGTCCTGACGTCGTGGGTGCGTTTTCTGTGCACCAATCGGGAAAACTCTACGGAGATCAACCAATCGGCTATTCGACGTGGCGTCTATCAGGTACTTATGCTCGAATCTGTTTTTGTCGCGCCTCAGGCTCGCGAAGCGTTCGATGCACTGTGCGAAACGTTTCACGCATCGCTGCCAGAGGTTCTGATGTGA
- a CDS encoding HigA family addiction module antitoxin, protein MEMHNPPHPGEILLEEVIPGLQTTVSEFASHLGFARETLSEILHGLAPVSPDLAVRLERAGISSARLWLSIQADHDLWQAEHREQPPIEPYVRAGQG, encoded by the coding sequence GTGGAAATGCATAACCCCCCACATCCGGGCGAAATCCTGCTTGAAGAGGTGATTCCCGGTCTGCAGACCACGGTTTCGGAGTTCGCCAGCCATCTGGGTTTTGCCAGAGAGACCCTTTCGGAAATACTGCATGGCCTTGCGCCTGTAAGCCCTGACCTGGCAGTAAGGCTTGAACGGGCGGGCATCAGCAGCGCGCGTCTATGGCTGAGCATTCAGGCCGATCACGACCTTTGGCAGGCCGAGCATCGCGAGCAGCCGCCAATCGAGCCTTATGTCAGAGCAGGTCAAGGTTAG
- the coaD gene encoding pantetheine-phosphate adenylyltransferase produces MNRVLYPGTFDPITKGHGDLVERASRLFDQVVIAVAASPKKNPLFPLEQRVELAREVTKHLPNVEVVGFSTLLAHFAKEQNANVFLRGLRAVSDFEYEFQLANMNRQLAPDVESLFLTPSERYSFISSTLVREIAALGGDITKFVHPAVAQALTERFKR; encoded by the coding sequence ATGAACCGAGTGTTGTACCCAGGCACCTTCGACCCGATTACCAAGGGCCATGGAGATTTGGTCGAGCGCGCCTCGCGCCTGTTCGACCAAGTGGTCATTGCGGTTGCCGCCAGCCCGAAGAAAAACCCGCTGTTCCCTCTGGAGCAACGCGTCGAGCTGGCCCGCGAAGTCACCAAACACTTGCCCAATGTGGAAGTGGTCGGTTTTTCGACCCTGCTGGCGCATTTTGCCAAGGAACAGAATGCCAATGTCTTTCTGCGCGGACTTCGTGCCGTGTCGGATTTCGAATACGAGTTTCAGTTGGCCAATATGAATCGTCAGCTGGCACCGGACGTCGAAAGCCTGTTCCTCACGCCCTCGGAGCGCTACTCGTTCATTTCCTCGACGTTAGTGCGGGAAATCGCCGCGTTGGGCGGTGATATCACCAAATTCGTACATCCTGCAGTTGCCCAGGCGCTGACCGAGCGCTTCAAGCGCTAG